In the genome of Campylobacter helveticus, the window CGCTTTATCCAAAAGGCGATTGATTATGAAGTCGAAAGGCAGAGCAGAGCGTGGGAGGATGGCACTTATGATGAAGAAGTCGTGCAAGAAACAAGGCTTTTTGACACAAGCAAACTCATCACGCGTTCGATGAGAGGCAAAGAAGAAGCGGCTGAGTATCGTTATTTCCCTGACCCTGACCTTTTGCCTGTGCTTTTGAAAGAGGAATTTTTAAATTTAAGCATACCAGAGCTTCCTGATGAGAAAAAAGTGCGTTATGTCAAGGAATTTGGGGTAAAAGAAAGCGATGCGGAGGTGCTAATTAGCTCACTTGAAATGAGCCGTTTTTTTGAAAATTTATGCGGACAAAATTTAAATCCTAAACTCTGCGTAACTTGGCTTACAACTGAGCTTATGGGACTTTTAAAAGGGGATTTAACCATAGAAAATTCCCCTGTGAGTGCAGAAAAACTTGGCACTTTAATCAAACGCATTGAAGAGGGTGAAATCAGTGCAAAGGCGGCTAAAGAGGTTTTAGCCTTTGTGTTTGAAAATGTAGAAGTGGAGATTGACGCGGCGATTGAAAAACTAGGACTTAAGCAAGTCAGTGATGATTCAGCGATTGAAGCTGTGATTATGCAAATTTTAGAAGCAAATGCCGATAAAGTCGCGGAATATAAAAGTGGCAAGGATAAGCTTTTTGGCTTTTTTGTAGGACAGGTAATGAAAGAGGGCAAAGGAGCTTTCAACCCTGCAAAAGTCAATGAGCTTTTAAAAGAAAAGCTTGCTTAAGGAGGACTAATCCTCCTTCATCTTCTTTAATTCCTCCACCACCAAAGGCAAGTCCTTAAAGCCGTCCGTATCCATAAAATGCCCACCTTTTTCTACTAAGATTAACTTAGCATTTAAAGACTTGGCGAGCTTTTGACTAAGGAAAGTTGGGACGATTTTATCATCTTTTGCACTGATAACGACTCTATGTTTTATTAAGGTTTTTAAGCTTTCATAATGAGGCTTTTGATGCGTAAAATTATCCAAAATAGGCAAAATTTCCAAAGGCTCATCAAAAGGAGAAACCAAAATCACACCGCCTATTTTTACACCTTTTTCGCTTAAAAAATGTAGCAAACTCACACCGCCTAAAGAATGCGTGATAAAATAGGTCTTTTCGTCTAAAACAAGCTCCTTATCCATAGTTTCAAGCCATTTTTTCAACTCAGGCTTACTTGCATTTGGCAAATCAAGCGCCTTAACTTCATAGCCTAAATCATTAAGCTCTTGCCTTACGCTTGGTATCCAAGCATAATTTGAGTCACAATTAAAGCCGTGTAAAATATAAACGCCCTTAGCATTAAGCAAAATGGCAAATAACGCCAAAATCAACAAAATTTTTTTCATTATTTCTCCTTGTTTTTGATGATTGTAACAAAATATTATTATAATTTCGCAAGTTAAATTCAAGGATAAAAATGTATGATTATCTCTCACATCAGCCCCTGCTAAAAGCTTGTAAGCACTCACACGAACACGCCCACAATCACGAGCATTCTCACGCTGATGTAAGAGTTATGGATAAAAAAATTTTAAGCATTTCTTTGATGATGACAGCCTCAATGATGCTTGTGCAATTTATCTACGCCCTACTTTCAAATTCCTTAGCGCTTTTAAGCGATACCTTACATATGTTTTCTGATGTATTTGCCCTAACTTTAAGCCTTTTAGCCTTAATAGCCGTGCAAAAATGGCAAAACGAGCAAAAAACATTTGGCTATTTTCGTCTTGAAGTTTTAGTCGCTTTTATCAACGCTTTAAGCATTATTTTATCGGCTATTTTTATTATTTATGAAAGTATTTATAAGCTTTTTTATCCCGAAGAAATTGATGCTAAGACTATGATTATCGTGGCTTTTTTAGGACTTTTAGTCAATGCTTTCAATGCTTTTTTGATGTTTAAAAACACAAATTTAGATAATCTTAATATGAAATCCGCCTTTTACCATATGATGAGCGATTTGCTTGGCTCTTGCGTGGTCGTCGTGGGTGGAATTGTGGTGTATTTTAGTAAGATTGTTTATATTGATAGTCTTTTAGCGCTTATTTTGGCACTTTTGCTTTTGCGTTGGGCTGTGATTTTACTAAAGCAAAGCACAAATATTTTGCTTGAAAGCTCACCTGTTGATATTAATGAAGTCAAGGCTATGCTTTTGCAAGATGAAAGAGTTGATGAAGTGTTTGACTTGCATATCACGCAAATCACCAACAAAATGCTCGTTGCCACAATGCACATCAAAACTCCACTTAAAAGCCTTGATGAATTTGAGCTTTTATCTAAAGATTTAGCAAAAAATTTGCTTGAAAAATTTCATATCGGGCATTCTACCATACAGGCTTTAAGGAGTAAAAATGAAATTTAAAATGGCTAATGTTAATTGCATAAACTGCGTAAATCTTATTAAAAATTCACTAGAAAGCACCTTTGGCACTATTGACATTGACCTTGAAAATAAAATTTTAAGTGCCAATTTACAAGAGAAAGATAAAGCAAATTTTGAAAAAGAATTAAATGAGCTTGGTTTTGAAATCATAGAGCAGCTTTAATGAAGGAATTAAGACTTAAAATTGGCAAAATGACCTGCGTAAATTGCGCCAACGCCATCGAAAAAGCGACAAAAAAACTTGAAGGCGTAGAGGAAGTTAGCATTTCTTATACAAATTCAAGTGGGGTTTTTTTACTTAAAAATGAAAACGCAAAAGAAGAAATTAAAAACAAAATTTCTCAACTTGGCTTTGAAATTTTGCACGATGAACAAAGTGTCGAAAAGGCTAAAGAGAAAGAATTAAAACACCTTAAATTTAAGCTTTTACTTGCCCTTGTTTTAAGTAGCGTGATGATGCTATTTGAAATGTTTGTTTTTAACGCTTTTTCTTACAACCTACAACTTATCTTAAGCTTTATTGTAATTTTTTATTGTGGATTTGGCTTTTTTTCTAGTGCTTTAAAGGGTTTAAGATATAAAAATTTAACGATGAATACCCTCGTTGCTTTAGGAAGTTTTAGTGCGTTTTTATATTCTTTATGCGTGTATTTTAAACTTTTTGGGGAGCATTTGTATTTTAGTAGCGCGGCGATGATTATCACCTTTGTGCTTTTGGGTAAATTCATAGAGGAAAAAACGAAAAATAAAGCTCAAATTTATCAAAACAAACTCCAAAACCTAGAGGCAAAAAAAGCAAAGCTTATACTTGAAAATGGCGAGATTAAAGAGCTTCCTAGCTCTTTTGTGAAGGTTAATGACATTTTGCAACTTTGCAAAGATGAGATAAGTCCTGTGGATGGACTGATTTTAGAGGGGACGGCTGAAGTCGATATGAGTTTTTTAAGCGGAGAATTTATGCCTGTGCTTAAAAAAGCTGGAGATACTATCGAGGCTGGAGCATTGATTATTAGCGGGAATTTAAAATTAAAAGCAAGTAAAAAGGCTATGGATAGCACCCTAGAGCAACTTAAAAATCTCGTCTTTAAAGCAAGTCTTTCCAAAAGTCCCCTTATAAGGCTCATCGATAAAATTTCAGCGTATTTTGTGGGTTTCATTATCATTTTAGCCCTCATCGTTTTTCTTTTTTATCTCCCAAATTTCAATCAAGCTTTTTTACACGCCCTTGCCGTGCTTTTAATCTCCTGCCCCTGTGCCTTAGGACTTGCCACACCCCTAGCTTTAGCTCTTGCTTTTGAAAGGGGGGCTAAAAATTTCATTTTGCTTAAAAACCCTGCCGCACTTGAAATTTTAAGTCAAGTCAAACTCGTGCTTTTTGATAAAACAGGCACACTCACGCAAAATACCCTAACAATTTTTAATCATAATCTAAGTGAAGAAAATTTCCTCAAACTCGCCCAAATTCAATCCCTTAGCCCACACCCCATAGCAAAAGCCATCTTTAAAGCAGCGAATTTGAAAGAAAATCATTTAAAAGGTGAGCTAAATCATCACATCGGTAAAGGCATCTTATATAAAGAAAATGAAAATATCTATCTCATAGGAAATGAAGAGCTTGTTAAAGATACAAAAAATTTAAAAGCAGCAAAAGAATTTCTAAATTCTTGCGAAGAAAATGCACCCATTAGGGTTTATTTTACAAAAAATGGCATTTGTCTTGGTGGCGTAGCTTTAAGCAATGTTTTGAAAAAAGATGCTAAAGACCTTGTTAATTTTCTAAATTCAAAAGAGATTCAAAGCGTTATTTTAAGCGGAGATAATGAAAAAAGCGTTGCCAAAATCGCTAAAGAGCTTCAAATCAAATTTCACGCCAAAATGAAGCCTGAAGATAAATTTAACTTCCTACAAAAAGCACAAGAAAAGCATAAAATTCTTTTTGTAGGGGACGGCTTAAATGACGCCGCAGCCCTTAAAAAAGCGGACATTAGCATAAGCTTTA includes:
- a CDS encoding heavy metal transport/detoxification protein is translated as MKFKMANVNCINCVNLIKNSLESTFGTIDIDLENKILSANLQEKDKANFEKELNELGFEIIEQL
- a CDS encoding cation diffusion facilitator family transporter encodes the protein MYDYLSHQPLLKACKHSHEHAHNHEHSHADVRVMDKKILSISLMMTASMMLVQFIYALLSNSLALLSDTLHMFSDVFALTLSLLALIAVQKWQNEQKTFGYFRLEVLVAFINALSIILSAIFIIYESIYKLFYPEEIDAKTMIIVAFLGLLVNAFNAFLMFKNTNLDNLNMKSAFYHMMSDLLGSCVVVVGGIVVYFSKIVYIDSLLALILALLLLRWAVILLKQSTNILLESSPVDINEVKAMLLQDERVDEVFDLHITQITNKMLVATMHIKTPLKSLDEFELLSKDLAKNLLEKFHIGHSTIQALRSKNEI
- a CDS encoding RBBP9/YdeN family alpha/beta hydrolase; protein product: MKKILLILALFAILLNAKGVYILHGFNCDSNYAWIPSVRQELNDLGYEVKALDLPNASKPELKKWLETMDKELVLDEKTYFITHSLGGVSLLHFLSEKGVKIGGVILVSPFDEPLEILPILDNFTHQKPHYESLKTLIKHRVVISAKDDKIVPTFLSQKLAKSLNAKLILVEKGGHFMDTDGFKDLPLVVEELKKMKED
- a CDS encoding heavy metal translocating P-type ATPase; amino-acid sequence: MKELRLKIGKMTCVNCANAIEKATKKLEGVEEVSISYTNSSGVFLLKNENAKEEIKNKISQLGFEILHDEQSVEKAKEKELKHLKFKLLLALVLSSVMMLFEMFVFNAFSYNLQLILSFIVIFYCGFGFFSSALKGLRYKNLTMNTLVALGSFSAFLYSLCVYFKLFGEHLYFSSAAMIITFVLLGKFIEEKTKNKAQIYQNKLQNLEAKKAKLILENGEIKELPSSFVKVNDILQLCKDEISPVDGLILEGTAEVDMSFLSGEFMPVLKKAGDTIEAGALIISGNLKLKASKKAMDSTLEQLKNLVFKASLSKSPLIRLIDKISAYFVGFIIILALIVFLFYLPNFNQAFLHALAVLLISCPCALGLATPLALALAFERGAKNFILLKNPAALEILSQVKLVLFDKTGTLTQNTLTIFNHNLSEENFLKLAQIQSLSPHPIAKAIFKAANLKENHLKGELNHHIGKGILYKENENIYLIGNEELVKDTKNLKAAKEFLNSCEENAPIRVYFTKNGICLGGVALSNVLKKDAKDLVNFLNSKEIQSVILSGDNEKSVAKIAKELQIKFHAKMKPEDKFNFLQKAQEKHKILFVGDGLNDAAALKKADISISFSEASELAKKSTDIILMREDLTLIKFCFILAQKTKSIIKLNLFWAFSYNLFSIPLAAGAFSLSLSPHLAALMMSLSSLAVVLNSLRLKMDKTF
- the gatB gene encoding Asp-tRNA(Asn)/Glu-tRNA(Gln) amidotransferase subunit GatB, which encodes MFEVVIGLEVHTQLNTKTKIFCSCATSFGEEPNTNVCPTCLALPGALPVLNEEAVKKAVSFGKAVNATIHKKSVFNRKNYFYPDLPKAYQISQFDIPIVEGGELFINVNGENKRIGITRAHLEEDAGKNIHEANFSKVDLNRAGTPLLEIVSEPELRSSDEAVAYLKKLHSIIRFLDISDANMQEGSFRCDANVSIRPKGDTKLYTRVEIKNLNSFRFIQKAIDYEVERQSRAWEDGTYDEEVVQETRLFDTSKLITRSMRGKEEAAEYRYFPDPDLLPVLLKEEFLNLSIPELPDEKKVRYVKEFGVKESDAEVLISSLEMSRFFENLCGQNLNPKLCVTWLTTELMGLLKGDLTIENSPVSAEKLGTLIKRIEEGEISAKAAKEVLAFVFENVEVEIDAAIEKLGLKQVSDDSAIEAVIMQILEANADKVAEYKSGKDKLFGFFVGQVMKEGKGAFNPAKVNELLKEKLA